The following proteins are co-located in the Vigna angularis cultivar LongXiaoDou No.4 chromosome 2, ASM1680809v1, whole genome shotgun sequence genome:
- the LOC108329304 gene encoding two-component response regulator ORR26 isoform X3 codes for MDNGCFSSPRRDFPAGLRVLVVDDDPTWLKILEKMLKKCNYEVTTCCLARHALNLLRERKDGYDIVISDVNMPDMDGFKLLEHVGLEMDLPVIMMSVDGETSRVMKGVQHGACDYLLKPIRMKELRNIWQHVFRKRIHEAKEFESFESFESIHLMRNGSELSDEGNLFAVEDVTSTKKRKDADNKHDDKECMDPSSAKKARVVWSVDLHQKFVKAVNQIGFDKVGPKKILDLMNVPWLTRENVASHLQKYRLYLIRIQKENDRRSSSSGMKHSDFPSKDLGSFGFQNPVNKQQNDVSTDSYNYSDGSLHLPTVENKNYEGDKGSVSQFTIAKKGRPLTGNVTDSNMRESSRVGLNQPFAQSEGNHAVFDCSLPTQYSWTEVPNMQLKEEHKSLVHLEDSFNQMPLHGNAVDTFPIQPGSLAMNAQSLEPISTTNSGLKAHGYNNLSCISDVEIYQRNLLLGGEAASAPLDEDLHFQWLQGECYNMNFGLQNIGMSEYYDPGLIAEAPSHLYDSADYSVIDQGLFIA; via the exons TGGATGATGATCCTACGTGGCTCAAGATCCTTGAGAAGATGCTCAAGAAGTGCAATTATGAAG TGACTACATGTTGTTTAGCAAGGCATGCTCTAAACTTGCTTCGTGAAAGGAAGGATGGATATGATATAGTGATTAGCGATGTAAACATGCCTGACATGGATGGTTTTAAACTTCTTGAGCATGTTGGGCTTGAGATGGATCTTCCTGTGATTA TGATGTCTGTGGATGGGGAAACAAGCAGGGTCATGAAAGGTGTTCAACATGGAGCATGTGATTATCTCCTTAAGCCTATAAGGATGAAAGAACTGCGAAATATATGGCAGCATGTCTTTAGAAAAAGGATACACGAGGCAAAAGAGTTTGAAAGCTTTGAGAGTTTTGAGAGCATTCACTTGATGAGAAATGGATCAGAGCTATCAGATGAGGGGAACTTGTTTGCTGTAGAAGATGTGACCtcaacaaagaaaagaaaagatgcaGATAACAAACACGATGACAAAGAATGTATGGATCCATCATCTGCCAAGAAAGCTAGAGTAGTCTGGTCTGTAGATCTTCATCAGAAGTTTGTTAAAGCTGTGAATCAGATTGGATTTGATA AAGTTGGGCCCAAGAAAATATTGGATCTGATGAATGTTCCATGGCTGACTAGAGAGAATGTTGCCAGCCACTTGCAG AAATACCGGCTTTATTTGATTAGGATTCAGAAAGAAAACGATCGGAGATCTTCCTCGAGTGGTATGAAGCATTCAGATTTTCCTTCAAAAGATCTGGGAAGTTTTGGATTTCAAAACCCAGTAAACAAGCAACAAAATGATGTTTCAACTGACAGCTACAATTATTCGGATGGATCATTACATCTTCCTACCgtggaaaataaaaattatgaaggCGATAAGGGAAGTGTTTCACAGTTCACCATAGCAAAAAAAGGAAGGCCCTTGACTGGTAACGTCACCGACTCAAATATGAGAGAGAGTTCAAGGGTTGGCCTCAATCAACCTTTTGCCCAGTCAGAAGGAAACCATGCAGTGTTTGATTGCTCCTTGCCAACACAGTACTCATGGACTGAAGTTCCAAACATGCAACTCAAAGAAGAACACAAGTCACTTGTTCATTTAGAAGATAGCTTCAATCAGATGCCATTACACG GGAATGCAGTTGACACCTTTCCAATTCAACCAGGAAGTCTTGCTATGAATGCTCAATCTTTAGAACCCATTTCAACTACAAATTCAGGATTGAAAGCACATGGATATAATAACCTCAGTTGCATTTCTGATGTGGAAATTTACCAAAGAAACCTTCTTTTGGGAGGTGAGGCAGCTTCTGCACCTTTGGATGAGGATTTGCATTTCCAGTGGCTGCAGGGTGAATGTTATAACATGAACTTCGGTCTGCAGAATATAGGAATGTCAGAATATTATGATCCAGGGCTTATTGCAGAAGCTCCAAGTCACTTATATGATTCAGCCGATTACTCGGTTATAGATCAAGGTCTATTCATAGCATGA
- the LOC108329304 gene encoding two-component response regulator ORR26 isoform X2, whose product MDNGCFSSPRRDFPAGLRVLVVDDDPTWLKILEKMLKKCNYEVMSVDGETSRVMKGVQHGACDYLLKPIRMKELRNIWQHVFRKRIHEAKEFESFESFESIHLMRNGSELSDEGNLFAVEDVTSTKKRKDADNKHDDKECMDPSSAKKARVVWSVDLHQKFVKAVNQIGFDKVGPKKILDLMNVPWLTRENVASHLQKYRLYLIRIQKENDRRSSSSGMKHSDFPSKDLGSFGFQNPVNKQQNDVSTDSYNYSDGSLHLPTVENKNYEGDKGSVSQFTIAKKGRPLTGNVTDSNMRESSRVGLNQPFAQSEGNHAVFDCSLPTQYSWTEVPNMQLKEEHKSLVHLEDSFNQMPLHGKQHHIQVDQSQSVASISSAPSITEEEVPACIEAKPLFSDFKNDRSSSVNSIGNAVDTFPIQPGSLAMNAQSLEPISTTNSGLKAHGYNNLSCISDVEIYQRNLLLGGEAASAPLDEDLHFQWLQGECYNMNFGLQNIGMSEYYDPGLIAEAPSHLYDSADYSVIDQGLFIA is encoded by the exons TGGATGATGATCCTACGTGGCTCAAGATCCTTGAGAAGATGCTCAAGAAGTGCAATTATGAAG TGATGTCTGTGGATGGGGAAACAAGCAGGGTCATGAAAGGTGTTCAACATGGAGCATGTGATTATCTCCTTAAGCCTATAAGGATGAAAGAACTGCGAAATATATGGCAGCATGTCTTTAGAAAAAGGATACACGAGGCAAAAGAGTTTGAAAGCTTTGAGAGTTTTGAGAGCATTCACTTGATGAGAAATGGATCAGAGCTATCAGATGAGGGGAACTTGTTTGCTGTAGAAGATGTGACCtcaacaaagaaaagaaaagatgcaGATAACAAACACGATGACAAAGAATGTATGGATCCATCATCTGCCAAGAAAGCTAGAGTAGTCTGGTCTGTAGATCTTCATCAGAAGTTTGTTAAAGCTGTGAATCAGATTGGATTTGATA AAGTTGGGCCCAAGAAAATATTGGATCTGATGAATGTTCCATGGCTGACTAGAGAGAATGTTGCCAGCCACTTGCAG AAATACCGGCTTTATTTGATTAGGATTCAGAAAGAAAACGATCGGAGATCTTCCTCGAGTGGTATGAAGCATTCAGATTTTCCTTCAAAAGATCTGGGAAGTTTTGGATTTCAAAACCCAGTAAACAAGCAACAAAATGATGTTTCAACTGACAGCTACAATTATTCGGATGGATCATTACATCTTCCTACCgtggaaaataaaaattatgaaggCGATAAGGGAAGTGTTTCACAGTTCACCATAGCAAAAAAAGGAAGGCCCTTGACTGGTAACGTCACCGACTCAAATATGAGAGAGAGTTCAAGGGTTGGCCTCAATCAACCTTTTGCCCAGTCAGAAGGAAACCATGCAGTGTTTGATTGCTCCTTGCCAACACAGTACTCATGGACTGAAGTTCCAAACATGCAACTCAAAGAAGAACACAAGTCACTTGTTCATTTAGAAGATAGCTTCAATCAGATGCCATTACACGGTAAGCAGCATCACATCCAAGTTGATCAATCACAGTCAGTTGCTTCAATTAGTTCAGCTCCCTCTATAACGGAGGAAGAGGTTCCTGCTTGTATAGAAGCAAAACCTTTGTTTTCAGATTTCAAGAATGATCGATCCAGTTCTGTGAATTCAATAGGGAATGCAGTTGACACCTTTCCAATTCAACCAGGAAGTCTTGCTATGAATGCTCAATCTTTAGAACCCATTTCAACTACAAATTCAGGATTGAAAGCACATGGATATAATAACCTCAGTTGCATTTCTGATGTGGAAATTTACCAAAGAAACCTTCTTTTGGGAGGTGAGGCAGCTTCTGCACCTTTGGATGAGGATTTGCATTTCCAGTGGCTGCAGGGTGAATGTTATAACATGAACTTCGGTCTGCAGAATATAGGAATGTCAGAATATTATGATCCAGGGCTTATTGCAGAAGCTCCAAGTCACTTATATGATTCAGCCGATTACTCGGTTATAGATCAAGGTCTATTCATAGCATGA
- the LOC108329304 gene encoding two-component response regulator ARR11 isoform X1, producing MDNGCFSSPRRDFPAGLRVLVVDDDPTWLKILEKMLKKCNYEVTTCCLARHALNLLRERKDGYDIVISDVNMPDMDGFKLLEHVGLEMDLPVIMMSVDGETSRVMKGVQHGACDYLLKPIRMKELRNIWQHVFRKRIHEAKEFESFESFESIHLMRNGSELSDEGNLFAVEDVTSTKKRKDADNKHDDKECMDPSSAKKARVVWSVDLHQKFVKAVNQIGFDKVGPKKILDLMNVPWLTRENVASHLQKYRLYLIRIQKENDRRSSSSGMKHSDFPSKDLGSFGFQNPVNKQQNDVSTDSYNYSDGSLHLPTVENKNYEGDKGSVSQFTIAKKGRPLTGNVTDSNMRESSRVGLNQPFAQSEGNHAVFDCSLPTQYSWTEVPNMQLKEEHKSLVHLEDSFNQMPLHGKQHHIQVDQSQSVASISSAPSITEEEVPACIEAKPLFSDFKNDRSSSVNSIGNAVDTFPIQPGSLAMNAQSLEPISTTNSGLKAHGYNNLSCISDVEIYQRNLLLGGEAASAPLDEDLHFQWLQGECYNMNFGLQNIGMSEYYDPGLIAEAPSHLYDSADYSVIDQGLFIA from the exons TGGATGATGATCCTACGTGGCTCAAGATCCTTGAGAAGATGCTCAAGAAGTGCAATTATGAAG TGACTACATGTTGTTTAGCAAGGCATGCTCTAAACTTGCTTCGTGAAAGGAAGGATGGATATGATATAGTGATTAGCGATGTAAACATGCCTGACATGGATGGTTTTAAACTTCTTGAGCATGTTGGGCTTGAGATGGATCTTCCTGTGATTA TGATGTCTGTGGATGGGGAAACAAGCAGGGTCATGAAAGGTGTTCAACATGGAGCATGTGATTATCTCCTTAAGCCTATAAGGATGAAAGAACTGCGAAATATATGGCAGCATGTCTTTAGAAAAAGGATACACGAGGCAAAAGAGTTTGAAAGCTTTGAGAGTTTTGAGAGCATTCACTTGATGAGAAATGGATCAGAGCTATCAGATGAGGGGAACTTGTTTGCTGTAGAAGATGTGACCtcaacaaagaaaagaaaagatgcaGATAACAAACACGATGACAAAGAATGTATGGATCCATCATCTGCCAAGAAAGCTAGAGTAGTCTGGTCTGTAGATCTTCATCAGAAGTTTGTTAAAGCTGTGAATCAGATTGGATTTGATA AAGTTGGGCCCAAGAAAATATTGGATCTGATGAATGTTCCATGGCTGACTAGAGAGAATGTTGCCAGCCACTTGCAG AAATACCGGCTTTATTTGATTAGGATTCAGAAAGAAAACGATCGGAGATCTTCCTCGAGTGGTATGAAGCATTCAGATTTTCCTTCAAAAGATCTGGGAAGTTTTGGATTTCAAAACCCAGTAAACAAGCAACAAAATGATGTTTCAACTGACAGCTACAATTATTCGGATGGATCATTACATCTTCCTACCgtggaaaataaaaattatgaaggCGATAAGGGAAGTGTTTCACAGTTCACCATAGCAAAAAAAGGAAGGCCCTTGACTGGTAACGTCACCGACTCAAATATGAGAGAGAGTTCAAGGGTTGGCCTCAATCAACCTTTTGCCCAGTCAGAAGGAAACCATGCAGTGTTTGATTGCTCCTTGCCAACACAGTACTCATGGACTGAAGTTCCAAACATGCAACTCAAAGAAGAACACAAGTCACTTGTTCATTTAGAAGATAGCTTCAATCAGATGCCATTACACGGTAAGCAGCATCACATCCAAGTTGATCAATCACAGTCAGTTGCTTCAATTAGTTCAGCTCCCTCTATAACGGAGGAAGAGGTTCCTGCTTGTATAGAAGCAAAACCTTTGTTTTCAGATTTCAAGAATGATCGATCCAGTTCTGTGAATTCAATAGGGAATGCAGTTGACACCTTTCCAATTCAACCAGGAAGTCTTGCTATGAATGCTCAATCTTTAGAACCCATTTCAACTACAAATTCAGGATTGAAAGCACATGGATATAATAACCTCAGTTGCATTTCTGATGTGGAAATTTACCAAAGAAACCTTCTTTTGGGAGGTGAGGCAGCTTCTGCACCTTTGGATGAGGATTTGCATTTCCAGTGGCTGCAGGGTGAATGTTATAACATGAACTTCGGTCTGCAGAATATAGGAATGTCAGAATATTATGATCCAGGGCTTATTGCAGAAGCTCCAAGTCACTTATATGATTCAGCCGATTACTCGGTTATAGATCAAGGTCTATTCATAGCATGA
- the LOC108329303 gene encoding protein WVD2-like 4 encodes MGEPSACLVRSFSSPADTRYEGNPVRALGESISFGRFMTENLDWEKWSTFTHNRYVEEAERYSKPGSVAAKKAYFEAHYKRKAAERAAALVQEANAIHQANGTFELEAQQRNYADSSSETSSNVQNVVAANEQPDEETFNYQVVECADGDQRECDAGQSDLDISNVEGVVDVAHALVNTNINLGSFTSIDNSNQFDHVEDNTNTGPVEEKMLDHGTADPNVSTKKRQANSSPELSTKTVSSKCFPLDEKKAAAASVSSRSGINSGPKGKKSVGDLVEKNKLTAQSVHSSINLPSRTGETRKRTAAATQSRNGLNTFSTNKKSVGGMVEKKRVGTPLLKMSINLPSGAVMSSNTDTAATKPRNGTNFVSKVMKSIGNSVAKRPTSRSLHMSINLPSGAAETSKTASVFGQNIIKKVRSNLPKHNPVALRASTEASRGLQDQGSANLLSQSGSYLKSSSTNKSSLQSATISLPFKFRSEERAVKRREFLQRIDETKSKEEEKMKLQRTLKGKTVLGHKKLGQNSKLNEDKVGGSHSPSTHIRKTSPTLSRSPKLVRKASSSSSTVQDKSLGNSSKPPISTNNSKRNTEKINRTTRPVNSLSCTTRENASPNIQH; translated from the exons ATGGGTGAACCGTCGGCATGTCTCGTTCGATCCTTCTCCAGTCCCGCCGACACTCGTTACGAG GGTAACCCTGTCCGTGCGCTTGGAGAATCTATCTCTTTTGGGAGGTTTATGACAGAAAACTTGGATTGGGAGAAATGGTCAACATTCACTCACAATCGCTATGTTGAAGAAGCTGAGAGATATTCTAAGCCGGGTTCTGTGGCAGCGAAGAAAGCCTACTTTGAGGCTCATTACAAGAGAAAGGCTGCGGAGAGAGCAGCTGCATTGGTCCAAGAAGCAAATGCAATTCATCAGGCTAATGGAACTTTTGAGTTGGAAGCTCAGCAAAGAAACTATGCTGATTCATCCTCTGAAACGAGTTCAAATGTGCAAAACGTTGTTGCCGCCAATGAACAGCCGGATGAAGAAACTTTCAATTACCAAGTTGTTGAATGTGCTGACGGGGACCAGAGAGAATGTGATGCCGGACAAAGTGATCTAGATATTTCCAATGTAGAAGGAGTAGTGGACGTGGCACATGCTCTTgttaatacaaatattaatttggGAAGTTTCACATCCATCGATAATTCGAACCAGTTTGATCATGTTGAAGACAATACAAATACTGGCCCTGTGGAAGAGAAGATGCTTGATCAT GGCACGGCTGATCCCAATGTATCTACCAAAAAAAGACAAGCAAATTCTTCTCCAGAATTATCTACCAAAACTGTGTCTTCCAAATGTTTTCCTCTTGATGAAAAGAAGGCTGCTGCTGCTTCTGTGTCATCCAGAAGTGGAATAAATAGTGGTCCGAAAGGCAAGAAATCTGTTGGAGACTTAGTTGAGAAGAATAAACTAACTGCGCAGTCAGTCCACTCGTCAATCAATCTTCCATCTCGTACTGGTGAAACACGCAAAAGAACTGCTGCAGCTACACAGTCCAGAAATGGTTTAAACACTTTTTCGACCAATAAGAAGTCTGTTGGAGGCATGGTTGAGAAGAAACGAGTAGGTACACCATTACTTAAAATGTCAATCAATCTCCCATCGGGTGCTGTTATGTCAAGCAACACAGATACTGCAGCTACTAAACCCAGAAATGGAACAAACTTTGTTTCGAAAGTTATGAAATCTATCGGAAATTCAGTGGCAAAGAGACCAACCTCAAGGTCACTCCACATGTCAATCAATCTGCCTTCTGGTGCTGCTGAAACAAGTAAAACAGCTTCAGTGTTTGGCCagaacataattaaaaaagttcGTTCTAATTTGCCCAAACATAATCCAGTGGCATTGCGGGCATCGACTGAG GCATCTCGTGGTTTGCAAGATCAAGGTTCTGCCAATCTCCTTTCTCAGAGTGGAAG CTACCTGAAATCTTCAAGCACCAACAAAAGCAGTCTTCAATCAGCTACTATATCTTTGCCTTTTAAATTCAGAAGTGAAGAAAGAGCAGTTAAACGCAGAGAG TTCTTGCAGAGGATTGATGAAACTAAATccaaggaagaagagaaaatgaagttGCAAAGGACTCTCAAG GGTAAAACAGTACTTGGTCACAAGAAGCTAGGGCAGAACTCCAAACTAAATGAGGACAAGGTTGGCGGATCGCATTCACCAAGTACTCATATTAGAAAG ACCTCACCTACACTGTCCCGGTCACCAAAACTTGTGAGGAAAGCAAGTTCTAGTTCTAGCACAGTCCAGGACAAAAGCTTAGGAAATTCATCGAAGCCGCCTATCAGCACAAATAATTCCAAACGTAATACTGAAAAGATTAACCGAACTACAAGACCAGTAAATTCACTATCTTGTACCACAAGAGAAAATGCTTCACCAAACATTCAACATTAG
- the LOC108328155 gene encoding small heat shock protein, chloroplastic produces MAHALSSNLALNLPTSRYLLHSRPTQLKPVKFMVMGDAREKLDHIPKPNKNHHPLPKKKVAPPAPIGLWDRFPTARTMQEMMETMERMMEDPFAFSTLEWPSSPLPSEGVGGYRRRGRAPWEIKEGENEYKMRFDMPGMNKEDVKVWVEEKMLVVKAEKAPKKKEIVQQDQRPRQPEEEEEEGWSAKSYGRYSSRIALPDNVQFENIKAEVKDGVLYIAIPKAITSYSNILDIQVQ; encoded by the exons ATGGCACACGCTTTGTCCTCTAATCTGGCTCTTAACCTTCCTACATCGAGATATCTTCTTCACTCCAGACCAACCCAGTTGAAGCCAGTGAAGTTCATGGTCATGGGGGATGCAAGAGAAAAGCTTGACCACATCCCAAAACCCAACAAGAACCACCATCCTCTTCCCAAAAAGAAAGTTGCCCCTCCTGCACCCATAG GGTTGTGGGACAGGTTTCCTACGGCAAGAACAATGCAAGAGATGATGGAGACGATGGAGAGGATGATGGAGGACCCTTTTGCATTTAGCACGCTTGAGTGGCCTTCATCACCCTTACCGAGTGAGGGTGTGGGAGGGTACAGGAGAAGAGGAAGGGCACCATGGGAGATCAAAGAGGGAGAGAATGAGTACAAGATGAGGTTTGACATGCCTGGGATGAACAAAGAGGATGTGAAAGTTTGGGTGGAGGAAAAGATGCTTGTGGTTAAAGCAGAAAAGGCACCAAAGAAGAAAGAGATTGTTCAACAGGATCAACGGCCGAGGCAAccagaagaggaagaagaagagggatGGTCTGCAAAGAGCTATGGCAGGTATAGCAGTAGGATTGCTCTGCCCGACAATGTGCAGTTTGAGAATATTAAGGCTGAGGTTAAGGATGGTGTTCTCTACATAGCCATTCCCAAAGCTATTACTAGTTACTCCAACATCCTAGATATCCAAGTTCAATGA
- the LOC108327867 gene encoding protein HHL1, chloroplastic → MEVGMSLNAVLRLPPTNSRFLHNDDVSVRHSLVSNRRQHRSLKAPQRHVFVVEAKGKKGMMARQFQRSAPPPLPKIEDDGNPKFVVFIRMANVYLWYPLSIVTGGTTAKIMVAAKDNFLGKYIYKDTLDRNLAAVIYKDEKEVQKSAFKQYRVLRSATDFRYGYKLVENTNIRAALSTTDVIELPTPDKLKTVLDKVKDFFGDAKESFGKITSLGTTTTEDSEEDANEKTKVKG, encoded by the exons ATGGAAGTTGGAATGTCTCTGAACGCGGTCCTTCGTCTTCCTCCGACGAATTCACGCTTCCTCCACAACGACGACGTTTCCGTGAGGCACTCTCTGGTTTCGAACCGGAGGCAGCACCGGAGCTTGAAGGCACCGCAGCGTCACGTGTTTGTGGTTGAAGCCAAGGGCAAAAAAGGAATGATGGCTCGTCAGTTTCAGCGTTCCGCTCCCCCTCCTTTACCGAAAATTGAAGACGATGGCAATCCCAAATTCGTCGTCTTCATTCGCATGGCCAAC GTATACCTTTGGTACCCTCTCAGCATTGTAACAGGTGGCACCACCGCTAAAATCATGGTTGCAGCCAAAGATAATTTTCTCGGCAAGTATATCTACAAAGATACCCTTGACAGAAATCTCGCCGCTGTTATCTACAAA GATGAGAAGGAAGTACAGAAATCTGCATTCAAACAATACCGTGTATTGCGTTCGGCTACTGATTTCAGATACGGCTACAAACTTGTT GAGAATACCAATATAAGAGCTGCCCTTTCTACCACCGATGTTATTGAG CTCCCTACACCAGATAAACTAAAAACTGTCCTGGATAAAGTGAAAGACTTTTTTGGAGACGCGAAGGAATCTTTTGGGAAGATAACATCATTGGGAACTACTACAACGGAGGATTCAGAGGAAGACGCCAACGAAAAAACCAA GGTTAAAGGATGA
- the LOC108329334 gene encoding serine/threonine protein phosphatase 2A 57 kDa regulatory subunit B' theta isoform, with the protein MFNKIFSKLPRKSSRGPEHGGSGKGHHGVTTSSKNSDSVSASPGGTRPGNSSVAGQNHGNRVPLPKVVNENNIHNNPNNGNLGSYEALPAFRDVPSSEKTTLFVKKLRMCCVVFDFTDPTKHVKEKEIKRQTLVELLDYVTSANAKFAENVMQEVVKMVSANIFRTLSPQPRENKIVDGVDVEEEEPSMDPAWPHLQIVYEFFLRFVASPELDPKLAKRYIDQSFILKLLDLFDSEDPREREYLKMTLHRIYGKFMAHRPFIRKAINNVFFNFIFETDKHNGIAEFLEILGSIINGFALPLKEEHKLFLVRILIPLHKPKCLAMYHQQLSYCITQFVEKDCKLADTIIRGLLKYWPITNSSKEVMFLGELEEVLEATQPPEFQRCMVPLFRRIARCLNSPHFQVAERALFLWNNDHIVNLIKQNRKVILPIIFPALERNTRSHWNQAVHSLTLNVRKIFIDVDADLSKECLQKFEEDESKEDEVKAGREATWNRLEELAIKKAASGEAVLIGKAPTRPSAG; encoded by the exons ATGTTCAATAAGATATTCAGTAAACTCCCTCGGAAGTCATCGAGAGGTCCCGAACACGGTGGAAGTGGAAAAGGCCATCATGGCGTTACCACTTCTTCGAAGAACAGTGATTCTGTTAGTGCTTCCCCTGGTGGCACCAGACCGGGGAATTCTTCCGTTGCGGGGCAGAATCATGGTAATAGAGTTCCATTACCGAAGGTTGTGAATGAGAACAATATTCACAACAACCCCAATAACGGGAATTTGGGTTCCTATGAGGCATTGCCTGCATTCAGGGATGTTCCCTCTTCTGAGAAGACAACTTTGTTTGTGAAGAAGCTTAGAATGTGTTGTGTGGTGTTTGACTTCACTGACCCCACCAAACACGTCAAGGAGAAGGAGATTAAGAGACAGACCTTGGTGGAACTCTTGGATTATGTGACTTCTGCGAATGCTAAGTTCGCGGAGAATGTGATGCAGGAGGTTGTGAAAATGGTGTCTGCAAACATATTCAGGACACTCAGTCCTCAGCCACGCGAGAATAAGATCGTTGATGGTGTTGATGTGGAGGAGGAGGAGCCTTCCATGGATCCTGCTTGGCCTCATTTGCAGATTGTGTATGAGTTTTTTCTGCGGTTTGTGGCCTCACCTGAGCTGGATCCGAAGTTGGCCAAGAGATACATTGATCAGTCCTTCATTTTGAAGCTGCTGGATTTGTTTGACTCCGAGGATCCGAGGGAGCGGGAGTACTTGAAGATGACTCTGCACCGTATCTATGGCAAATTCATGGCGCATCGCCCTTTCATCAGGAAGGCCATCAACaatgtgttttttaattttatttttgagacTGATAAGCATAATGGGATTGCCGAATTCTTGGAAATTCTTGGGAGCATCATCAATGGTTTTGCATTGCCATTGAAGGAAGAACATAAATTGTTTCTTGTTCGCATCCTGATTCCTCTGCACAAGCCAAAATGCTTGGCAATGTATCATCAACAGTTGTCGTATTGCATTACTCAGTTTGTGGAGAAAGACTGCAAACTTGCTGATACAATTATCAGGGGGCTGTTGAAGTACTGGCCCATAACAAATAGTTCAAAGGAAGTTATGTTCCTGGGTGAGTTAGAAGAAGTCTTGGAAGCAACTCAACCCCCAGAATTCCAGCGTTGTATGGTGCCATTGTTTCGTCGGATTGCTCGTTGTTTGAATAGCCCTCATTTTCAG GTGGCAGAAAGAGCTTTGTTTTTGTGGAACAATGATCATATCGTGAACTTAATCAAGCAAAACAGAAAAGTGATACTGCCCATCATCTTCCCTGCATTGGAGAGAAATACTAGAAGTCATTGGAACCAAGCTGTCCATAGTTTGACCTTAAATGTGCGGAAGATTTTTATTGATGTCGACGCTGATCTATCCAAAGAATGTTTACAAAAGTTTGAGGAAGACGAGTCAAAGGAAGATGAAGTCAAAGCAGGGCGTGAAGCCACGTGGAATCGCTTGGAAGAGCTTGCCATTAAGAAAGCTGCAAGTGGGGAAGCAGTGCTTATTGGTAAAGCACCAACTCGCCCCTCTGCAGGTTAG